The Psychrosphaera ytuae genome includes a region encoding these proteins:
- the carA gene encoding glutamine-hydrolyzing carbamoyl-phosphate synthase small subunit, with translation MTQPALLVLEDGTIFRGSAIGAEGISVGEVVFNTSMTGYQEILTDPSYAEQIITLTYPHIGNYGTNSEDEENDKIWAKGLVIRDLPLVASNFRSEQDLSSYLKSNNVVAIADIDTRKLTRILRDKGAQRGCIITAAEMTAEIEQQALAAAKEFPGLKGMDLAKVVSCKEMTTWNMGSWELGKGFSELEDPKFHVVAYDFGVKRNILRMLVDRGCKLTVVPAQTPAKDVLALNPDGIFLSNGPGDPEPCDYAIEAIKSFLETDIPIFGICLGHQLLALASGAQTAKMKFGHHGGNHPVQDLANKRVMITAQNHGFAVEEDSLPANLEATHKSLFDGTLQGIRRTDKPAFSFQGHPEASPGPHDAAPLFDTFIELMNERK, from the coding sequence TTGACTCAACCCGCGCTTTTAGTTCTGGAAGACGGAACTATATTTCGAGGATCTGCCATCGGCGCAGAAGGTATTTCTGTCGGTGAAGTTGTCTTTAATACTTCCATGACAGGCTACCAAGAAATTCTCACCGACCCCTCATACGCTGAACAAATCATCACCCTCACTTATCCCCACATCGGCAATTACGGCACCAACTCTGAAGACGAAGAAAATGACAAAATCTGGGCAAAAGGCCTAGTTATTCGCGATCTTCCTTTAGTGGCAAGTAATTTCCGAAGTGAGCAAGATTTGTCGAGCTATTTAAAGTCTAACAACGTTGTTGCAATTGCAGATATCGATACGCGAAAGCTAACTCGAATTCTTCGCGACAAGGGTGCGCAAAGAGGCTGCATTATCACTGCAGCTGAAATGACAGCCGAAATCGAGCAACAAGCTTTAGCCGCGGCAAAAGAGTTTCCTGGCCTTAAGGGTATGGACTTAGCCAAAGTGGTCTCATGTAAAGAGATGACGACTTGGAATATGGGCAGTTGGGAGTTAGGTAAAGGTTTCTCTGAGTTAGAAGACCCTAAATTCCACGTAGTGGCTTATGACTTCGGTGTTAAACGCAACATCCTTCGTATGTTAGTAGATCGCGGTTGTAAATTGACGGTTGTTCCTGCGCAAACTCCGGCTAAAGATGTTTTGGCATTGAATCCAGACGGTATCTTTTTATCAAATGGTCCAGGTGACCCTGAGCCATGTGATTACGCGATTGAGGCGATCAAATCATTCTTAGAAACAGACATTCCAATTTTTGGTATCTGTCTTGGTCATCAATTACTAGCATTAGCAAGTGGTGCTCAAACGGCAAAAATGAAATTCGGTCACCATGGCGGTAACCATCCTGTTCAAGACTTAGCTAATAAACGAGTAATGATTACTGCTCAAAACCACGGTTTTGCGGTTGAAGAAGACTCGTTACCAGCAAACTTGGAAGCAACTCACAAATCTTTATTTGATGGTACGTTGCAAGGAATTCGTCGTACGGACAAGCCAGCATTTAGTTTTCAGGGACACCCTGAAGCAAGTCCTGGTCCTCATGACGCAGCGCCATTGTTCGATACCTTTATCGAACTAATGAACGAACGTAAGTAA
- the carB gene encoding carbamoyl-phosphate synthase large subunit, translating into MPKRSDIKSILLLGAGPIVIGQACEFDYSGAQACKALREEGYRVILVNSNPATIMTDPEMADATYIEPIHWEVVEKIIEKERPDAVLPTMGGQTALNCALDLEKHGVLEKYGVEMIGASADAIDKAEDRSRFDKAMKDIGLECPRAETCNTLEGAYDVLTRIGFPCIIRPSFTMGGTGGGIAYNKEEFDEICRRGLDLSPTNELLIDESLIGWKEYEMEVVRDKNDNCIIICAIENFDPMGVHTGDSITVAPAQTLTDKEYQIMRNASCAVLREIGVETGGSNVQFGINPKDGRMVIIEMNPRVSRSSALASKATGFPIAKIAAKLAVGYTLDELSNDITGGATPASFEPTIDYVVTKIPRFNFEKFAGSDDRLTTQMKSVGEVMAIGRNQQESMQKALRGLEVGVSGFDPIIDLSAEDAHDRIIHELKEPGAERIWYIADAFRNGMDIEAIFKLTNIDPWFLVQIEDIVKDEKLIAERGFAGLDEDFLRRLKRKGFADKRIADVLAISETEVRKKRQGFGILPVYKRVDTCAAEFSSDTAYMYSSYDEECESNASDKDKIMVIGGGPNRIGQGIEFDYCCVHAALALREDGYETIMVNCNPETVSTDYDTSDRLYFEPITLEDVLEIVRVEKPKGVIVQYGGQTPLKLARELEANGVPVIGTSPDAIDRAEDRERFQQMVERLDLLQPENATVTSVEQAVSKSLEIGFPLVVRPSYVLGGRAMEIVYDEADLRRYMTEAVSVSNEAPVLLDRFLDDAIEVDVDAICDGKDVVIGGIMEHIEQAGVHSGDSACSLPAYSLPRNIQDVMRKQVRDMALELGVIGLMNTQFAVKDGKVYLIEVNPRAARTVPFVSKATGVPLAKVAARVMSGKTLAEQGITEEIIPPYYSVKEVVIPFNKFHGVDPIRGPEMRSTGEVMGVGNTFEEAYAKAQLGASIELARGGRALISVRDADKVRVIDLAKKLIEAGFELDATRGSHKTLTEAGIESRKVNKVFEGRPHILDRIKNGEYNYIVNTVEGRQAIEDSKTLRRGALQYKANYTTTLNAAFATCLANTADDRGSVESVQNLHKRIQ; encoded by the coding sequence ATGCCAAAACGTTCCGACATCAAAAGCATATTATTATTGGGTGCGGGTCCAATTGTTATCGGTCAAGCGTGTGAGTTTGACTATTCTGGTGCGCAAGCCTGTAAAGCATTAAGAGAAGAAGGGTATCGAGTCATCCTAGTTAACTCGAACCCTGCAACTATCATGACTGACCCAGAAATGGCTGATGCCACATACATCGAGCCAATTCACTGGGAAGTCGTCGAAAAAATCATTGAAAAAGAGCGTCCAGACGCAGTATTACCGACCATGGGTGGTCAAACTGCTTTGAATTGTGCGCTTGATTTAGAAAAGCACGGTGTATTAGAAAAATACGGCGTGGAAATGATCGGTGCGTCAGCGGATGCCATCGACAAAGCGGAAGATCGCAGCCGCTTTGACAAGGCAATGAAGGACATTGGTCTTGAATGTCCTCGCGCAGAAACCTGTAATACGCTTGAAGGCGCTTACGATGTTTTAACTCGCATTGGTTTCCCTTGTATTATTCGTCCTTCTTTCACCATGGGTGGTACTGGTGGTGGTATCGCGTACAACAAAGAAGAGTTTGACGAAATTTGTCGCCGTGGTTTGGACCTTTCTCCAACAAACGAACTTCTTATCGACGAATCTTTGATTGGTTGGAAAGAGTACGAAATGGAAGTGGTTCGCGACAAAAACGATAACTGTATTATCATTTGTGCGATCGAAAACTTTGACCCTATGGGTGTTCACACGGGTGACTCAATCACTGTTGCGCCAGCTCAGACACTAACGGATAAAGAATACCAAATTATGCGTAATGCCTCTTGTGCGGTATTGCGTGAAATCGGTGTTGAGACGGGTGGTTCAAACGTACAGTTTGGTATCAATCCAAAAGATGGTCGTATGGTTATCATCGAGATGAACCCACGTGTATCTCGCTCGTCTGCACTAGCATCAAAAGCAACGGGTTTCCCAATTGCTAAAATCGCGGCCAAGCTTGCGGTTGGTTATACGCTTGATGAATTGAGCAATGACATCACTGGTGGTGCAACGCCTGCTTCATTCGAACCAACAATCGATTATGTAGTTACTAAGATCCCTCGCTTTAACTTTGAAAAATTTGCTGGTTCTGACGACCGTTTGACGACACAGATGAAGTCAGTTGGTGAAGTTATGGCGATTGGCCGTAACCAACAAGAATCAATGCAAAAAGCATTGCGCGGCTTAGAAGTTGGTGTTTCTGGTTTTGATCCAATTATCGACTTGTCTGCAGAAGATGCACATGACCGTATTATCCACGAATTGAAAGAGCCAGGTGCTGAGCGTATTTGGTACATTGCCGATGCATTCCGTAACGGTATGGACATTGAAGCTATCTTCAAACTTACCAACATTGACCCTTGGTTCTTAGTTCAAATCGAAGACATAGTAAAAGACGAAAAGCTCATTGCAGAGCGTGGCTTTGCAGGCTTGGATGAAGACTTCTTGCGTCGCTTGAAGCGCAAAGGTTTTGCCGATAAGCGCATCGCTGATGTATTAGCAATTAGCGAAACCGAAGTTCGCAAAAAGCGTCAAGGCTTCGGTATTCTTCCTGTTTACAAACGCGTTGATACTTGTGCCGCAGAGTTTAGCTCTGACACAGCTTACATGTACTCTTCTTATGACGAGGAATGTGAATCAAATGCGTCTGACAAAGATAAGATCATGGTTATTGGCGGTGGTCCTAACCGTATCGGTCAAGGTATTGAGTTTGACTACTGTTGTGTTCACGCGGCACTTGCGCTTCGCGAAGACGGTTATGAAACCATTATGGTTAACTGTAACCCAGAAACTGTATCGACAGACTACGACACTTCTGACCGTTTGTACTTTGAGCCAATCACGCTTGAAGACGTGCTTGAAATTGTACGTGTAGAAAAACCAAAAGGCGTTATCGTTCAGTACGGAGGTCAAACACCTCTTAAGCTAGCTCGTGAACTAGAAGCGAATGGTGTACCAGTAATTGGTACATCACCAGATGCTATCGACCGCGCAGAAGACCGCGAACGCTTCCAACAAATGGTTGAGCGTCTAGACTTGCTACAACCTGAAAACGCGACAGTGACTTCAGTTGAGCAAGCGGTAAGCAAGAGTTTAGAAATTGGTTTCCCTCTGGTTGTTCGTCCATCGTATGTACTAGGTGGCCGTGCGATGGAAATCGTTTATGACGAAGCTGACCTGCGCCGTTACATGACAGAAGCTGTGTCAGTATCAAATGAAGCGCCTGTATTACTCGACCGTTTCTTGGACGATGCAATCGAAGTTGACGTTGATGCGATTTGTGATGGTAAAGACGTTGTTATCGGCGGCATCATGGAACACATCGAGCAAGCGGGTGTTCACTCGGGTGACTCTGCATGTTCACTACCTGCATACTCGCTACCTCGTAACATTCAAGATGTAATGCGAAAGCAAGTTCGTGATATGGCGCTTGAACTCGGTGTTATCGGCCTGATGAACACTCAGTTTGCAGTAAAAGACGGCAAGGTTTATCTAATCGAAGTTAACCCTCGTGCTGCTCGTACTGTACCGTTTGTTTCTAAAGCGACAGGCGTTCCTCTTGCTAAAGTAGCTGCACGTGTGATGTCTGGTAAAACACTTGCCGAACAAGGTATTACTGAAGAAATTATTCCTCCATATTACTCAGTGAAAGAAGTTGTTATTCCATTTAACAAGTTCCACGGTGTTGACCCAATTCGCGGACCAGAAATGCGTTCGACGGGTGAAGTAATGGGTGTTGGTAATACTTTCGAAGAAGCTTACGCAAAAGCACAATTAGGTGCGAGTATCGAATTAGCACGTGGCGGTAGGGCATTGATTTCTGTACGAGATGCGGATAAAGTCCGAGTTATTGATCTAGCCAAGAAACTAATTGAAGCTGGATTCGAACTCGACGCGACTCGCGGAAGTCACAAGACCTTAACTGAAGCTGGTATCGAAAGCCGCAAGGTAAACAAGGTATTTGAAGGCCGTCCTCACATTCTTGACCGTATCAAAAATGGTGAATACAACTATATTGTAAACACTGTGGAAGGCCGACAAGCGATTGAAGACTCAAAGACTCTCCGTCGTGGCGCATTACAATACAAAGCAAATTACACCACAACATTAAACGCAGCGTTTGCAACTTGTTTGGCGAACACTGCGGATGATCGTGGTAGTGTAGAGTCAGTGCAAAACTTACATAAGAGAATTCAATAA
- the dapB gene encoding 4-hydroxy-tetrahydrodipicolinate reductase: MTNIGIFGANGRMGRRLIEAGIDYPEAKVAAASVRATSTIIGADVGELIGIENYGTSVKEGTSSLISEADVWIDFTLPEALDNHVAQCVKHGKNMVIGVTGISEQQKEMLKKASESIAIVYATNFSTGVNLMHRLLEIAASTMGHTADIEIVESHHKYKKDAPSGTALSMGEAIAKGLNVNLADVAEYNRNGIVGERKQGSIGFASLRAGDIVGEHTALFADIGERLEITHKATDRLTFAKGAIRAAAWLSKKENGLFDMQDVLNFK, from the coding sequence ATGACAAATATTGGAATCTTTGGTGCAAATGGCCGTATGGGCCGTCGTTTAATTGAAGCAGGCATCGACTACCCAGAAGCAAAAGTAGCGGCCGCGTCGGTGAGGGCAACCTCGACTATTATAGGGGCTGATGTTGGTGAGCTTATTGGAATAGAAAACTATGGCACTAGTGTAAAAGAAGGAACATCGTCTCTGATCTCCGAAGCTGATGTTTGGATTGACTTTACCCTACCTGAGGCGCTCGATAATCATGTGGCTCAGTGTGTTAAACACGGCAAAAACATGGTTATTGGAGTTACGGGTATTTCTGAACAACAAAAAGAAATGCTAAAAAAGGCCAGTGAATCAATTGCCATTGTTTACGCAACCAACTTTAGTACCGGTGTTAATTTAATGCATCGTTTACTTGAAATTGCAGCGTCTACTATGGGGCACACAGCGGATATCGAAATTGTTGAATCACACCATAAGTATAAAAAAGACGCTCCTTCTGGCACGGCATTGTCTATGGGCGAAGCGATAGCGAAGGGGTTAAACGTCAATTTGGCCGATGTTGCTGAATATAATCGAAATGGTATTGTCGGTGAGCGCAAACAAGGTTCAATTGGCTTCGCAAGCCTAAGAGCTGGTGACATTGTGGGTGAACACACTGCTTTGTTTGCAGATATTGGCGAAAGGCTCGAAATAACTCATAAAGCAACTGACAGACTTACCTTTGCTAAAGGTGCAATAAGGGCTGCGGCATGGTTGTCTAAAAAAGAAAATGGACTTTTTGACATGCAAGATGTTCTAAATTTTAAATAG
- the hrcA gene encoding heat-inducible transcriptional repressor HrcA, producing the protein MTKLNKNQRAEYVLNLVIKSYLELGVPISSKFVVDTSDIQASPATIRNVMVGLEQDGFIYSPHTSAGRIPTTRGLRYFVNQLLSFESADQGKLQQLTANLVNSATPQEMCNKAARMIADMTRLTGLVAMPKSNDAVIRQLELVRLADQRLLCVLIDQHDEVQNRVVDLPFSVADSVLQQTLQMLNSALAGFSLEEGRQRLGYFLKQANPEVNELVRRALFGDSVELTEQVLFRTSETRLLNSEIATETEDLKQVLKAVENFNLLQPIFSACCSSDSVHVFIGDEMGVPALAKCTMVAKSFKKDNKVAGVMAVVGPTRIDYESVISAVDLSANILTSALNRRQ; encoded by the coding sequence ATGACAAAATTAAATAAAAATCAACGTGCTGAGTATGTCCTCAACTTAGTAATAAAAAGCTATCTTGAGTTAGGGGTACCTATTTCCTCAAAGTTTGTCGTTGATACTTCTGACATTCAGGCCAGTCCCGCTACCATCCGAAATGTGATGGTCGGACTCGAACAAGATGGCTTTATCTATTCACCGCACACCAGTGCAGGGCGAATTCCTACCACCCGTGGTTTGCGTTATTTCGTCAACCAATTACTTAGTTTCGAATCAGCGGATCAAGGCAAGTTACAACAACTAACCGCCAACCTTGTCAATTCTGCAACACCACAAGAAATGTGTAACAAAGCGGCTCGAATGATAGCCGATATGACCCGCTTAACGGGCTTAGTGGCGATGCCCAAGTCAAATGATGCGGTGATTAGACAGCTCGAGTTAGTGCGTCTTGCCGACCAAAGGTTACTTTGTGTGTTAATTGATCAGCATGACGAAGTTCAAAACCGAGTGGTTGACTTGCCTTTTTCGGTGGCAGACTCAGTATTGCAACAAACATTACAAATGCTCAACTCTGCGCTAGCAGGCTTTTCTCTAGAAGAGGGTCGGCAGCGTTTGGGGTATTTTTTAAAACAGGCTAACCCCGAGGTGAACGAACTGGTTCGACGTGCGTTGTTTGGTGACTCAGTTGAATTGACGGAACAAGTGTTATTTAGGACCTCGGAAACCCGTCTTTTAAACAGTGAAATTGCTACCGAAACTGAAGATTTAAAACAAGTATTAAAAGCGGTAGAAAATTTCAATTTACTGCAGCCTATTTTTTCGGCCTGCTGTTCAAGTGACAGTGTTCATGTGTTTATTGGTGATGAAATGGGCGTGCCTGCATTGGCTAAATGTACCATGGTGGCTAAGTCTTTTAAGAAAGATAACAAGGTTGCGGGTGTAATGGCAGTTGTCGGCCCAACAAGAATAGATTATGAGTCGGTGATTTCTGCAGTAGATTTATCTGCGAATATTCTCACCTCGGCCTTGAATCGTCGACAGTAA
- the grpE gene encoding nucleotide exchange factor GrpE, whose product MSDQEPIKQDENIEAEQATEATEQVDATEQAEATNEVSAEERIAQLEAELAAAQAKVQEQQDSVVRAAAEVDNIRRRAAVDVEKAHKFALEKFANELLPVIDNLERAIQFSDKENEALKPVLEGIELTQKSFVDAVSKFGVEVVDPQGEKFNAEYHQAMAMQPSAEVEPNTVIAVMQKGFTLNGRLLRPAMVMVSKAAE is encoded by the coding sequence ATGTCTGATCAAGAGCCTATTAAACAAGACGAAAACATCGAAGCTGAGCAAGCAACAGAAGCAACGGAACAAGTTGATGCGACTGAGCAAGCAGAAGCGACCAATGAAGTATCAGCAGAAGAGCGCATTGCTCAGTTAGAAGCAGAGTTAGCCGCTGCTCAAGCAAAAGTACAAGAACAACAAGACTCTGTAGTTCGTGCAGCAGCTGAAGTAGACAATATTCGTCGCCGTGCAGCAGTAGATGTAGAAAAAGCCCATAAATTTGCACTAGAGAAGTTTGCCAATGAGCTACTTCCTGTTATCGATAACCTAGAGCGTGCTATTCAGTTCTCTGATAAAGAAAATGAAGCATTGAAGCCAGTACTTGAAGGTATTGAGCTGACTCAAAAGTCTTTTGTTGATGCAGTTTCTAAGTTTGGTGTTGAAGTGGTTGACCCGCAGGGTGAGAAGTTTAATGCAGAATATCACCAAGCAATGGCAATGCAGCCATCTGCTGAAGTAGAACCAAATACGGTTATTGCAGTAATGCAAAAAGGCTTTACGTTGAATGGTCGTTTATTACGCCCAGCAATGGTAATGGTTTCAAAAGCCGCTGAATAA
- the recN gene encoding DNA repair protein RecN — protein sequence MLVSLAIKNFAIVRQLEVNWHKGMTTITGETGAGKSIAIDALAQALGERSDAGMVRTGADKAEVIACFDLSHLPQAKKWLDDRDLGYDNECILRRVISKEGRSKAYINGTPVPAAQLKLIGTQLVSIHGQHAHTLLTKPEHQRDLLDEYAGNHEILNRVQESYRRWQSIGKEYQQLFEQQQEFSAQKQLLEYQVQELEEADLQVGEYAEIEAEHKRLHHAQGLLADSQQSLELLYEGEEGNAYSALQHALSMLNKSANIDAELEPAAELINNALIQLEEGVNELRSYTDRLELNPERLFEIEARLSTLVDLARKHQVEPEVLPEHFQKLADELSQFGESNDRLEQLAVEQQQALEEYKLAAEQLSDTRKQSATALTKQITASMQSLNMDGAQFELKVNTDSSITSKSGFDQVEFLVSANLGQALQPLAKVASGGELSRISLAIQVIIAQRVTTPTLLFDEVDVGVSGPTASAVGKLMKQLSQNTQVICVTHLPQVACFGHQQHFVNKFNVDNITETKMSLLSDPQRIDELARLLGGDAISDTTRANAEELLLTAKAA from the coding sequence ATGTTAGTTTCTTTGGCTATCAAAAATTTTGCAATCGTTCGCCAATTAGAAGTGAATTGGCATAAAGGTATGACTACGATAACGGGTGAGACAGGTGCAGGTAAATCTATTGCGATTGATGCCCTTGCTCAGGCTCTTGGAGAACGCAGTGATGCTGGCATGGTTCGCACTGGTGCCGACAAAGCAGAAGTTATCGCGTGTTTTGATCTCAGCCACCTACCACAAGCTAAGAAATGGTTAGACGATCGAGATTTAGGTTACGATAACGAGTGTATCCTGCGCCGAGTTATTTCAAAGGAAGGTCGCTCTAAAGCTTATATCAATGGAACCCCTGTTCCTGCCGCACAACTTAAATTAATTGGTACTCAATTAGTCAGTATTCACGGTCAACACGCTCATACATTACTGACAAAACCCGAACATCAAAGGGACCTACTCGACGAATACGCAGGTAATCACGAAATCTTAAACCGAGTACAAGAGAGCTATCGACGTTGGCAAAGTATTGGTAAAGAGTATCAACAGTTATTCGAGCAACAACAAGAGTTTAGCGCTCAAAAGCAACTCCTAGAGTATCAGGTTCAAGAGTTAGAAGAAGCTGATTTACAAGTGGGCGAATATGCCGAAATTGAAGCCGAGCACAAACGCTTGCACCACGCTCAAGGTCTACTTGCTGACAGCCAACAATCACTCGAATTGCTATACGAAGGTGAAGAAGGCAACGCATACAGCGCACTTCAACATGCACTGTCGATGTTAAATAAATCAGCCAATATTGACGCCGAGTTAGAACCAGCAGCAGAACTGATCAACAATGCGCTTATTCAATTGGAAGAAGGGGTCAATGAGTTGCGTAGCTATACCGACCGACTCGAGCTAAATCCTGAGCGCCTATTCGAAATTGAAGCTCGTTTGAGCACTTTAGTTGACTTGGCTCGTAAGCACCAAGTCGAGCCAGAGGTACTACCCGAACATTTTCAAAAGCTCGCTGACGAATTAAGTCAGTTTGGTGAGTCTAATGATCGACTAGAGCAACTTGCAGTGGAGCAACAACAAGCGTTAGAAGAATACAAACTTGCTGCAGAGCAACTTTCTGATACTCGGAAGCAAAGTGCCACAGCTCTTACCAAACAAATCACTGCGAGTATGCAGTCATTGAATATGGATGGCGCGCAATTCGAGCTCAAGGTTAACACTGACTCGTCGATAACCTCTAAGTCTGGATTTGACCAAGTCGAGTTTTTAGTAAGTGCCAACTTAGGGCAAGCGCTGCAACCATTGGCTAAAGTCGCATCGGGCGGTGAGCTAAGTCGGATTAGTTTAGCGATTCAAGTGATCATTGCACAGCGTGTAACAACACCAACATTGCTATTTGATGAAGTCGATGTCGGAGTTTCAGGACCTACGGCATCAGCAGTAGGTAAGCTGATGAAACAGTTGAGTCAAAACACTCAAGTCATCTGTGTTACTCACTTACCTCAAGTCGCTTGTTTTGGCCACCAGCAACACTTTGTAAACAAGTTTAATGTCGATAACATCACTGAGACAAAAATGAGTTTATTGTCAGACCCGCAACGTATTGACGAGTTGGCTCGACTACTTGGTGGTGATGCAATTTCAGATACAACAAGAGCAAACGCAGAAGAGCTGCTATTAACGGCAAAGGCGGCTTAA
- the nadK gene encoding NAD(+) kinase translates to MAEHFKTIGVIGKANHEATMQTVQELYEFLGEQGYRVIVEENIAHHIKDKKPDVADVVELGKRCDLAIVVGGDGNMLGAARVLSRFDVAVIGVNRGNLGFLTDLNPDNFKACLTKVLQGEYTTEMRFLLDVSVHRHQTVKATNSAMNEVVLHADKVAHMIEFEAYINDSFVFHQRSDGLIISTPTGSTAYSLSGGGPIVHPSLNAVSLVPMFPHTLTSRPLVIDADNEIKIIVSSDNDAQLQISCDSHVVLSVLPGDEIIVKKHPLGLRLIHPIDHDYYDVLRKKLNWGKQNY, encoded by the coding sequence ATGGCAGAACACTTTAAAACAATTGGCGTCATAGGCAAAGCAAATCATGAAGCAACCATGCAAACCGTGCAGGAGCTTTATGAGTTCTTAGGCGAGCAGGGTTACCGTGTCATTGTCGAAGAGAACATTGCTCATCACATCAAAGATAAAAAACCAGATGTTGCCGATGTCGTAGAACTTGGCAAACGCTGTGACTTGGCCATTGTTGTGGGTGGTGATGGCAACATGTTAGGTGCAGCAAGAGTACTAAGTAGATTTGATGTCGCAGTTATTGGCGTAAATCGGGGTAACCTAGGCTTTTTAACCGACCTCAACCCTGATAACTTTAAGGCCTGCCTTACAAAAGTATTGCAGGGAGAATACACTACAGAAATGCGCTTTTTGTTAGACGTAAGTGTTCACCGACACCAAACCGTCAAGGCAACAAATTCTGCGATGAATGAAGTGGTACTTCACGCTGATAAAGTTGCCCACATGATCGAATTTGAAGCTTACATTAACGACTCATTTGTGTTTCACCAACGCTCTGACGGATTGATCATAAGCACACCGACAGGCTCCACTGCTTACTCTTTGTCTGGTGGTGGTCCTATTGTTCATCCAAGTCTTAACGCAGTATCTTTAGTACCTATGTTTCCACATACCCTGACGAGTCGCCCACTTGTTATTGACGCGGACAACGAAATAAAAATCATTGTCAGCAGCGATAATGATGCTCAACTTCAAATTAGCTGTGACAGCCATGTGGTTTTATCCGTTTTGCCAGGGGATGAAATTATCGTAAAAAAACATCCATTAGGCCTGCGCCTAATCCACCCAATCGACCACGATTACTATGATGTACTTCGCAAAAAATTGAATTGGGGCAAACAAAATTATTAA
- a CDS encoding DUF2959 domain-containing protein, which translates to MKHIILSVCLTAPIVLSGCQTAYYSAMEKVGIHKRDILVDRVEDARDAQTDTQEEFQTAYERLVTLTNFDGGEIEKVYNQLNDDYESSEAAAKRVSDKIDAVEDVAEDLFDEWQEELQQYSNQRLRAASERKLKDTERQFNQLLRSMRRAESKMAPILATLKDNVLYLKHNLNAAAIAAIKGEFDSLKTEISALITDMSRAIEDSNEFIDTLKAQG; encoded by the coding sequence ATGAAGCACATTATTCTTAGTGTTTGCCTAACTGCGCCAATAGTCTTAAGCGGTTGCCAAACAGCCTATTACTCCGCTATGGAAAAAGTGGGAATTCACAAACGCGACATTTTGGTCGACCGAGTAGAAGATGCTCGTGATGCTCAAACAGATACTCAAGAAGAGTTTCAGACTGCGTATGAGCGTTTGGTCACCCTGACCAATTTTGATGGTGGCGAAATAGAAAAGGTCTACAACCAACTCAATGATGATTATGAATCCAGTGAGGCGGCAGCAAAGCGCGTCAGTGACAAAATTGACGCGGTAGAGGACGTGGCAGAAGACTTGTTTGACGAATGGCAAGAAGAACTCCAACAGTACTCCAATCAACGCCTTCGTGCAGCAAGTGAACGCAAGCTAAAAGACACAGAGCGTCAATTTAATCAGTTATTGCGTAGCATGCGACGGGCTGAATCGAAGATGGCGCCAATTTTGGCAACATTAAAAGACAACGTTCTTTATCTAAAACATAACTTAAACGCAGCGGCTATAGCAGCGATTAAAGGTGAATTTGATTCTCTTAAAACTGAAATATCTGCGCTTATTACAGACATGAGCCGAGCGATTGAAGACTCTAATGAGTTTATTGATACCCTTAAAGCTCAGGGTTAA